From Chloroflexota bacterium, a single genomic window includes:
- the nuoK gene encoding NADH-quinone oxidoreductase subunit NuoK produces the protein MISLSWYLIFAAALFSLGLYGVLARKNAIAILMGIELMLNAVNINLVAFWRYGDLAMITGQVFAVIVFAVAAAEVAVGLALVISLYRRRSSVVADEINLMKW, from the coding sequence ATGATTTCCTTATCCTGGTATCTGATATTCGCTGCGGCGCTCTTCTCATTGGGATTATATGGCGTTTTAGCCCGCAAAAATGCCATTGCTATCCTAATGGGTATTGAGCTGATGCTGAATGCTGTCAATATCAATCTGGTAGCGTTTTGGCGCTATGGCGACCTGGCAATGATTACCGGTCAGGTTTTCGCGGTGATAGTTTTTGCGGTCGCTGCTGCGGAGGTTGCCGTTGGTTTGGCGCTGGTGATTTCGCTCTATCGCCGCCGCTCCAGTGTGGTTGCAGACGAAATTAATCTGATGAAGTGGTAG